The following proteins are encoded in a genomic region of Galbibacter sp. BG1:
- a CDS encoding BamA/TamA family outer membrane protein translates to MIKKNIYFSLLSSFLILSCATYKAQYADAEHKNTYPEDKELERRFYLIGDAGYSPVGGVEPGLTAFSQAVKNGTSKDFAIFLGDNIYPDGMPPKNEKDRKASEYRLDTQLQTIKDFRGRTLFIPGNHDWYNEGVKGIEREEDYIEDFLEVKKGLMPSDACGLDDVEISDDVYLILIDSQWYLEDWDRHPTINDDCEIKTREKFFIEFEGMLKKNEGKTVIVAIHHPLITYGTHGGHFAAEKQLFPTQKKIPLPGVASLVNHVRKSGGVSIQDAQNERYKELSKRLQSLALEAPANVIFVSGHEHSLQYIEKESIKQVVSGAGSKSSAARLTGDALFTYGSQGFATLDVFKDGSSWVRFYTEENGEPLLAYEKEVYPKDEKIKVEYLPTKFPESVETSVYTKEETEVSNAYSSFWGEHYRKDYGTKINAKVALLDTLYGGLTPIRMGGGHQTKTLRLVDKDGREFNMRALKKSAVQFLQSVVLKDKVLATEDLTQTLPEDILLDFYTSAYPYAAYPIPLMSDAIGIYHTNPQLFYIPKQEGLGKYNDEYGDELYMIEERPADEHDNQKSFGYSKNIESTDDFYEKLREDEKYRLDENSYVRNRLFDMLIGDWDRHTDQWRWAEFETEEGITFKPIPRDRDQAFSDFDGAFLSSIRTLVAPAKMMQRYEPELKNLEWFNTEPMPMDRILLQNSTKEDWISEAKFIQENLTDEVIEEAFKNVPAEVQNENLEKIKSVLKERKKLLTDIASNYYKVLNKLAVLTGTDKDDFIEVTRSGENQTNVKIYRIKDGEKADLMVDKTFSKDITNEIWIYGLDDKDVFEVNGKSKKNILVRLIGGQNNDTFRINEGKKVRLYDYKSKKNTIEVNNSAKERFTDIYENNIFVYNKDKYSTYTLVPGVGFNPDAGAILGINYTNTVYGFEKDPFSTQHRFAARYHFATNGIEVKYDGEAAGIFNGFNFAFGGQFNTPTFARNFFGFGNETENREDDLGRDYYRVNLSDAIGYAGIVRRSPYGSNFSAKLIFQGAEVDDVDDRFITDLNNPEEFYDWKFFTTLELGYNYESYDLDINPSRGMIFDVKTGYTLGVSGSEASFGFLKPQLGFYNRLSKDHKLVLKTNVQSHLNFGDDFEFYQAPFLGGNSGLRGYRINRFTGKNSLVFNGDVRYTFNSFKTRLLPLQIGVYGGADAGRVWVKDDTSGKWHNSFGGGVYVIGSRLISLDLAYFNSVEGNRFSFKLGVSF, encoded by the coding sequence ATTTACTTTTCGCTCTTAAGTTCCTTTTTAATCCTCTCTTGTGCTACCTATAAGGCTCAATATGCCGATGCCGAACACAAGAACACATACCCAGAAGACAAAGAGCTCGAAAGAAGATTTTATTTAATTGGAGACGCTGGTTATTCCCCTGTTGGTGGTGTTGAACCAGGCTTGACAGCTTTTTCCCAAGCGGTAAAAAATGGCACTTCTAAAGATTTTGCAATTTTTTTAGGGGATAATATCTACCCCGATGGCATGCCGCCAAAGAACGAAAAAGACCGTAAAGCCAGCGAATATAGGCTGGATACCCAACTACAAACCATAAAAGATTTTAGAGGCAGGACGCTTTTTATCCCAGGAAATCACGATTGGTACAACGAAGGAGTAAAAGGAATCGAAAGGGAAGAAGACTATATTGAAGACTTTTTAGAGGTAAAAAAAGGATTGATGCCCAGTGACGCCTGCGGATTGGATGATGTAGAAATTTCGGACGATGTGTATCTTATCTTAATCGATTCGCAATGGTATTTGGAAGATTGGGACCGTCATCCCACCATTAACGACGATTGTGAAATTAAAACCCGGGAAAAGTTCTTTATAGAATTTGAAGGCATGCTGAAAAAAAATGAAGGCAAAACCGTTATTGTTGCCATTCATCATCCATTGATCACCTACGGTACGCATGGCGGTCATTTTGCTGCAGAAAAGCAACTATTCCCAACCCAAAAAAAGATTCCGCTTCCAGGGGTGGCCTCATTAGTAAATCACGTAAGAAAATCTGGAGGGGTTTCCATTCAAGACGCTCAAAACGAAAGGTATAAGGAATTGTCTAAAAGATTGCAATCGCTCGCTTTGGAAGCTCCTGCCAATGTAATTTTTGTATCGGGACACGAGCATTCTTTACAGTACATAGAAAAGGAAAGTATTAAACAAGTGGTTTCGGGTGCGGGCTCTAAATCTTCCGCGGCCCGATTAACTGGAGATGCCCTTTTTACCTATGGATCTCAAGGATTCGCAACCCTCGATGTTTTTAAGGATGGATCTTCTTGGGTACGTTTTTATACGGAAGAAAATGGAGAGCCCCTATTGGCATACGAAAAAGAGGTCTACCCTAAAGATGAAAAAATTAAAGTGGAATATTTGCCCACTAAATTCCCAGAGTCCGTAGAAACTTCTGTTTATACCAAAGAAGAAACGGAGGTTTCTAATGCATATTCTTCCTTTTGGGGAGAACACTACCGTAAAGATTACGGCACTAAGATAAATGCAAAAGTAGCTTTGCTGGATACCTTGTATGGAGGCTTAACCCCCATCCGGATGGGAGGCGGTCATCAAACTAAAACCTTGCGATTGGTAGACAAAGACGGTCGGGAATTTAACATGCGGGCCTTGAAAAAAAGTGCTGTACAATTCTTACAAAGTGTAGTGCTTAAAGACAAGGTTTTGGCTACTGAAGATCTCACACAAACCCTCCCAGAGGATATTTTACTCGATTTTTACACCTCCGCTTACCCTTATGCAGCTTACCCGATTCCATTGATGTCGGATGCGATAGGAATTTACCACACCAACCCTCAACTTTTTTATATTCCAAAACAAGAGGGGCTCGGCAAATACAACGATGAATACGGAGATGAACTATATATGATCGAAGAGCGGCCAGCCGATGAACACGATAACCAGAAGAGTTTTGGATACAGCAAAAATATTGAAAGTACCGATGATTTTTACGAAAAACTCAGGGAAGACGAGAAATACCGTTTAGATGAAAATAGTTATGTAAGAAATAGGTTGTTTGATATGCTCATTGGAGATTGGGACCGACACACCGACCAGTGGAGATGGGCAGAATTTGAAACAGAGGAAGGCATTACTTTCAAACCAATTCCGCGGGATCGTGATCAAGCTTTTTCCGACTTCGATGGTGCATTCTTAAGTTCGATTAGAACCCTCGTTGCGCCCGCTAAAATGATGCAACGCTACGAACCCGAACTTAAAAACCTGGAATGGTTCAATACAGAACCAATGCCAATGGACCGTATTCTACTTCAAAACAGCACTAAAGAAGATTGGATCTCTGAAGCAAAGTTCATTCAAGAAAATCTAACCGATGAAGTTATCGAAGAAGCGTTTAAAAATGTTCCTGCGGAAGTGCAAAATGAAAATCTGGAAAAAATAAAATCAGTTTTAAAGGAAAGAAAAAAGCTGCTTACCGATATTGCTTCAAACTATTATAAAGTACTCAATAAATTGGCTGTTTTAACAGGAACCGATAAGGATGATTTTATAGAGGTAACCCGTTCTGGAGAAAACCAAACCAATGTTAAGATCTATCGTATTAAAGATGGTGAAAAAGCAGATTTGATGGTAGACAAAACCTTCAGCAAAGATATCACCAACGAAATTTGGATCTATGGTTTGGACGATAAAGATGTATTTGAAGTCAACGGAAAAAGCAAAAAAAATATTCTGGTAAGGCTCATTGGCGGACAAAACAACGATACTTTTAGAATTAATGAAGGTAAAAAAGTACGTCTGTACGATTACAAATCTAAGAAAAATACTATTGAAGTAAATAACAGTGCCAAAGAGCGGTTTACTGATATTTACGAGAATAATATTTTTGTGTACAACAAAGATAAATATTCCACATACACCTTAGTTCCCGGCGTTGGTTTTAATCCAGATGCAGGTGCTATCTTAGGGATAAATTATACCAACACCGTATATGGTTTTGAAAAAGATCCTTTTTCTACACAACACAGGTTTGCTGCACGTTACCACTTTGCAACGAATGGTATTGAAGTAAAATATGATGGTGAAGCCGCTGGTATATTCAATGGATTTAATTTTGCATTTGGGGGGCAATTTAACACTCCTACTTTTGCGCGTAATTTCTTTGGTTTTGGAAATGAAACGGAAAATAGGGAAGACGATTTGGGAAGGGATTATTATCGGGTAAACTTATCGGATGCTATTGGCTATGCCGGAATAGTAAGAAGATCGCCTTACGGAAGCAATTTTTCTGCAAAACTTATTTTTCAAGGGGCAGAAGTGGATGATGTGGACGATCGTTTTATCACGGATTTAAACAATCCTGAAGAATTCTATGACTGGAAGTTTTTTACCACCTTAGAACTGGGCTATAATTATGAAAGTTACGACTTGGACATCAATCCCAGTCGTGGGATGATTTTCGATGTAAAAACCGGTTATACTTTAGGTGTTTCTGGTTCTGAAGCCAGTTTTGGGTTCTTAAAACCTCAACTCGGTTTTTACAATAGGCTCTCCAAAGACCATAAACTGGTTTTAAAGACCAATGTGCAGAGCCACTTGAACTTTGGAGATGATTTTGAGTTCTACCAAGCGCCATTCCTAGGTGGAAATAGTGGGCTAAGAGGATACCGCATTAACCGATTTACTGGAAAAAATAGTTTGGTTTTCAATGGGGATGTGCGCTACACTTTCAATTCTTTTAAAACCAGATTGCTCCCACTGCAAATTGGAGTTTATGGCGGTGCCGATGCCGGTCGCGTTTGGGTAAAAGATGACACCTCTGGAAAATGGCATAATTCCTTTGGCGGTGGTGTTTATGTAATCGGCAGCCGACTAATAAGTCTAGACCTGGCCTACTTTAACTCGGTTGAAGGCAACAGATTTTCATTTAAATTAGGTGTAAGTTTTTAA